One Streptomyces hundungensis DNA segment encodes these proteins:
- a CDS encoding redox-sensing transcriptional repressor Rex: MATGRTHRPATRSRGIPEATVARLPLYLRALTGLSERSVPTVSSEELAAAAGVNSAKLRKDFSYLGSYGTRGVGYDVEYLVYQISRELGLTQDWPVVIVGIGNLGAALANYGGFASRGFRVAALIDADPAMAGKPVAGMPVQHTDDLEKIISENGVSIGVIATPAGAAQQVCERLVAAGVTSILNFAPTVLSVPEGVDVRKVDLSIELQILAFHEQRKAGEEAAVAEAAAAVVPPVRAAGHGRKGPDGDLPAVMPA, encoded by the coding sequence GTGGCAACTGGCCGAACTCACCGACCGGCGACCCGAAGCCGAGGAATCCCCGAGGCCACCGTCGCCAGGCTTCCGCTGTATCTGCGTGCGCTCACCGGACTCTCGGAGCGCTCCGTGCCGACGGTCTCCTCCGAGGAACTCGCGGCTGCCGCGGGGGTCAACTCCGCGAAGCTGCGCAAGGACTTCTCCTACCTCGGCTCGTACGGCACCCGTGGCGTGGGCTACGACGTCGAGTATCTCGTCTACCAGATCTCCCGTGAACTGGGTCTGACCCAGGACTGGCCGGTTGTGATCGTCGGTATCGGTAACCTCGGCGCCGCGCTCGCCAACTACGGCGGCTTCGCCTCGCGTGGTTTCCGGGTCGCGGCCCTGATAGACGCCGATCCGGCGATGGCCGGAAAGCCGGTGGCCGGGATGCCGGTGCAGCACACCGACGACCTGGAGAAGATCATCAGCGAGAACGGTGTCTCGATCGGGGTCATCGCGACCCCCGCGGGCGCCGCCCAGCAGGTCTGCGAGCGTCTGGTCGCGGCCGGGGTGACCTCCATCCTCAACTTCGCGCCGACCGTTCTGTCGGTGCCCGAGGGCGTCGACGTGCGCAAGGTCGACCTCTCCATCGAGCTCCAGATCCTCGCCTTCCACGAGCAGCGCAAGGCCGGCGAGGAAGCCGCCGTGGCCGAGGCCGCCGCCGCCGTGGTGCCGCCGGTGCGCGCCGCGGGCCATGGCCGGAAGGGACCGGACGGGGATCTGCCCGCCGTGATGCCGGCATGA
- a CDS encoding glutaredoxin family protein: MSPLLRRTKKPGGNPADRVVTLIGKPGCHLCDDAQEVIEAVCAETGASWEKKDITQDEALYEEYWEQIPVVLVDGERHTFWRVDPARLKGALAG; the protein is encoded by the coding sequence ATGAGTCCCTTGCTGCGACGTACGAAGAAGCCGGGCGGGAACCCTGCCGACCGGGTGGTCACGCTGATCGGGAAGCCCGGTTGTCATCTGTGCGACGACGCCCAGGAGGTGATCGAGGCCGTGTGTGCCGAGACGGGCGCGTCCTGGGAGAAGAAGGACATCACTCAGGACGAGGCGCTGTACGAGGAGTACTGGGAGCAGATCCCGGTCGTGCTGGTCGACGGCGAGCGGCACACCTTCTGGCGCGTGGACCCGGCGCGTCTCAAAGGGGCACTGGCCGGCTGA
- a CDS encoding HAD family hydrolase produces the protein MAALGWLTRRRPSATARSVLAGEAAAEAARKSSQELAELVEPARDRADELPPEPTFPVVGDALAAAFFDLDNTVMQGAALFHFGRGLYKRQFFQRRELARFAWQQAWFRLAGVEDPEHMQDARDSALSIVKGHRVSELMSIGEEIYDEYMADRIWPGTRALAQAHLDAGQKVWLVTAAPVETATIIARRLGLTGALGTVAESVDGVYTGRLVGEPLHGPAKAEAVRALAAAEGLDLSRCAAYSDSHNDIPMLSLVGHPYAVNPDAKLRKHAREREWRLRDYRTGRKAAKVGIPAAAGVGALAGGTVAAIALHRRRR, from the coding sequence ATGGCCGCACTGGGATGGCTCACCCGTCGTAGGCCCTCGGCGACAGCGCGCAGCGTGCTGGCCGGCGAGGCCGCAGCCGAGGCAGCCCGCAAGTCCTCGCAGGAACTCGCGGAGCTGGTGGAACCGGCCCGCGACAGGGCCGACGAGCTCCCGCCGGAGCCCACGTTCCCCGTCGTCGGGGACGCCCTGGCCGCCGCCTTCTTCGACCTCGACAACACCGTCATGCAGGGCGCCGCCCTCTTCCACTTCGGCCGGGGCCTCTACAAGAGGCAGTTCTTCCAGCGCCGCGAACTCGCCCGCTTCGCCTGGCAGCAGGCCTGGTTCCGGCTGGCCGGCGTCGAGGACCCCGAGCACATGCAGGACGCCCGCGACAGCGCGCTGTCCATCGTCAAGGGCCACCGCGTCTCCGAGCTCATGTCGATCGGCGAGGAGATCTACGACGAGTACATGGCCGACCGCATCTGGCCCGGCACCCGCGCGCTGGCCCAGGCCCACCTCGACGCGGGCCAGAAGGTCTGGCTGGTGACGGCCGCCCCGGTCGAGACCGCCACGATCATCGCCCGCCGCCTCGGCCTGACCGGCGCGCTCGGCACGGTCGCCGAGTCGGTGGACGGCGTCTATACGGGACGCCTGGTGGGCGAGCCCCTGCACGGGCCCGCCAAGGCCGAGGCCGTACGGGCCCTGGCCGCCGCCGAGGGCCTCGACCTCAGCCGGTGCGCCGCGTACAGCGATTCGCACAACGACATCCCGATGCTCTCGCTCGTCGGCCACCCCTACGCCGTCAACCCCGACGCCAAACTCCGCAAGCACGCCCGCGAGCGCGAGTGGCGGCTGCGGGACTACCGCACCGGCCGCAAGGCCGCGAAGGTCGGCATCCCGGCCGCCGCCGGGGTCGGCGCACTGGCGGGCGGCACGGTCGCCGCGATCGCCCTGCACCGCCGCCGCCGCTGA